The following are from one region of the Bacillus spongiae genome:
- a CDS encoding aspartate aminotransferase family protein, whose translation MVQARETRDSLLNKDEQMLWHSMKPYNSDSTMIVKESEGAWITTEDGKKYLDAMAGLWCVNVGYGRQELADAAYEQLKKMAYFPLTQSHEPAIRLAEKLNEWLNNEYVFFFSNSGSEANETAFKIARQFHYQKGEHSRYKIVSRYRSYHGNSMGSLAATGQAQRKYKYEPLAQGFLHVSPPDAYRDNTDVKHPQELSSVQEIDKTMTWELSETIAAMIMEPIITGGGILVPPEGYMRAAKEVCEKHGALLIVDEVICGFGRTGKPFGFMNEQIKPDIITMAKGITSAYLPLSATAVKKEIYEQFKGNEDYDFFRHINTFGGNPAACALALKNLEIMENEKLFERSAELGERVINELKHKLFDHPYVGDVRGKGLLIGIELVDNKESKTPLDIQKVNQVIHYCKEKGILIGKNGMTVAGYNNVLTLSPPLMIEQSDLNLIVHTVINGINSIR comes from the coding sequence ATGGTTCAAGCTAGAGAGACGAGAGATTCACTTTTAAATAAGGACGAACAAATGCTTTGGCATTCAATGAAGCCGTATAATTCTGATTCTACAATGATTGTGAAAGAATCAGAAGGTGCTTGGATCACCACCGAGGATGGAAAAAAATATTTGGATGCTATGGCGGGGTTATGGTGTGTCAATGTGGGGTACGGTCGCCAAGAATTAGCCGATGCTGCCTATGAACAATTAAAAAAAATGGCGTATTTTCCCTTAACACAAAGCCATGAACCTGCGATTCGTTTAGCGGAGAAATTAAATGAATGGTTAAACAATGAATATGTATTTTTCTTTTCAAATAGTGGTTCAGAAGCAAATGAAACAGCTTTTAAAATTGCTCGGCAGTTCCACTACCAAAAAGGAGAGCATAGCAGATATAAAATCGTGTCACGATATCGATCGTATCACGGGAATTCGATGGGGTCTTTAGCTGCTACGGGGCAAGCTCAACGTAAATATAAATATGAACCGCTTGCACAAGGGTTCCTTCACGTATCACCACCTGATGCTTACCGAGATAACACGGATGTTAAGCATCCGCAAGAGCTTTCCTCCGTTCAAGAGATTGATAAAACGATGACTTGGGAGCTGAGCGAAACGATTGCCGCCATGATTATGGAGCCCATTATTACGGGAGGGGGCATCCTTGTTCCTCCAGAGGGATATATGAGGGCAGCAAAAGAAGTTTGTGAAAAACATGGGGCACTGTTAATTGTCGATGAAGTGATATGTGGGTTTGGTCGAACAGGTAAGCCATTTGGTTTCATGAATGAACAGATAAAGCCAGATATTATTACGATGGCAAAGGGGATTACAAGTGCCTATTTACCTTTGTCGGCTACGGCAGTGAAAAAAGAAATATACGAACAGTTTAAAGGGAATGAGGATTACGATTTCTTCCGCCATATTAATACTTTTGGAGGTAATCCTGCTGCATGTGCTCTTGCCTTAAAAAATTTAGAAATAATGGAAAATGAAAAACTATTTGAGCGTTCAGCTGAATTAGGGGAACGTGTCATAAATGAACTGAAACATAAATTGTTTGACCATCCCTATGTTGGGGATGTAAGAGGAAAAGGCCTGTTAATTGGAATTGAGCTAGTAGATAATAAAGAAAGTAAAACGCCGTTAGATATCCAAAAAGTAAACCAAGTCATTCATTATTGCAAAGAAAAAGGAATTCTGATCGGAAAGAATGGCATGACGGTTGCTGGTTACAATAATGTTTTAACCCTTTCGCCGCCACTTATGATTGAACAGTCTGACTTAAACTTAATCGTTCATACCGTTATTAATGGAATCAATTCAATTCGGTAA